The following coding sequences lie in one Drosophila sulfurigaster albostrigata strain 15112-1811.04 chromosome 2R, ASM2355843v2, whole genome shotgun sequence genomic window:
- the LOC133837690 gene encoding tissue inhibitor of metalloproteinase encodes MEFTRHFGLLALSMLAILALYGRTADACMCMPSHPQTHYCSADYVVQLRVLRKSNTIEPGKTIYKVHIKRTYKATPEARRMLRDGRLSTPNDDAMCGIQLDTGKVYIIAGRMPQLNVCAYYKEYTKMTISERHGFSGAYGLACTCNISTCFGRQCLRHRETAEGCKWSPFGKCERDYSSCVPHHIHTRNGDIQRCRWRRTQLYKKCLSYP; translated from the exons ATGGAGTTCACAAGGCATTTTGGTTTATTGGCGCTTAGCATGTTGGCAATACTGGCACTTTATGGACGCACTGCGGATGCCTGTATGTGCATGCCTTCGCATCCACAGACGCATTACTGCTCCGCTGATTATG TTGTGCAACTGAGAGTTCTCCGGAAATCAAATACTATCGAGCCGGGAAAAACCATCTACAAGGTGCACATAAAGCGCACCTATAAG GCAACTCCAGAGGCTCGCAGAATGCTTCGCGATGGCCGTTTATCAACACCTAATGATGACGCAATGTGCGGCATTCAGCTGGACACTGGAAAGGTTTACATAATCGCTGGTCGCATGCCACAACTAAATGTATGCGCCTACTACAAGGAATACACCAAGATGACAATCAGTGAACGTCACGGATTCAGTGGTGCTTATGGCTTAGCCTGCACTTGCAAC ATCTCTACCTGCTTTGGACGCCAATGTCTGCGACACCGCGAGACCGCCGAAGGCTGCAAGTGGTCGCCTTTCGGGAAGTGCGAACGCGACTACTCTTCCTGCGTTCCCCACCATATTCACACCCGCAACGGAGATATTCAGCGATGCCGCTGGAGACGCACACAGCTCTATAAAAAGTGTCTGAGCTATCCGTAG